TAATTgtatttattaactttttttgtgtgaaatatcTACCTTCATCAGACATGCCAGGTCCTCCTCCCCACCACCATCCCAATCAGAGGCTCCCTCACCCAGGTATGGGTGCAGACCATCCTCCTTGGGGTGGAGGTCAGCACCCGGATTTTGGCCCACCCCCACATGGCTTCAATGGCCATTCGCCCCACATGCGTCATCGACAGCATCCTGTGCAGGATGATCCCAGTCTGGTGCCCAATGTACCCTACTTTGACCTGCCAGCTGGTCTCATGGCTCCGCTGGTCAAAGTAAGTCACCTGCCTCTGATTTGAGGACAAGGGCATGACATTAGTTATTAGCTGGTTCATCTCCCAGCTGACAAATTCACTTTATTGATACAAGAAAGCCATCATGATTTAATACAACTTATGGAGAAAGAACAATGGTAAAGCCTGATGCAGCACTGCCACAGTGGCTTACAGAATGGACAGTGAAGTCATTTATAGAACACTTTTTGAGACAACTTCGGAAACAGACCAGTAGAAATTGCCAAAAAGATTATAATACTGGAGAATACTAATCCACACCTGCCACAGTactgtagtttttaaattcaaaatagAAAAGTCTGATCTACAGTTTAAAAACTGGCTCACTAGATATATTTATCTATAACAGTCAACCCTACATGTCTTCTGATCCTCCTTGTAATGTCCTTTGCTCAGCTTGAGGACTGTGATTATAAACCTCTGGACCCTAAAGACATCCGGCTGCCCCCTCCCATGCCACCCAGTGATCGCCTTCTAGCTGCTGTGGAAGCTTTCTACAGCCCTCCATCCCATGACCGGCCCAGGAACAGGTACACACACCTTGacaatgtctgtaaaaacaaatcCACTTTGAATCCACTGTTACACCTGCAAACGTAATAACggcccacaaacgtaataaaccacaaacgtaatacaaatctgcagctttgaatgtaataatcctgcaaatgtaataaatttcccacaaacgtaatagcaTCTGCCTACTACAAACATAACACacaattttccgcaaatgtaataactattacatttgcaggaaattattacatacgtgggaaggtgaaaatctaaactgtaataacttcccacaaatgtaatatgagactgaataatgatctttgtggttgttgtttgtttgtttgtttacttatacACCTGCCA
Above is a genomic segment from Epinephelus moara isolate mb unplaced genomic scaffold, YSFRI_EMoa_1.0 scaffold1527, whole genome shotgun sequence containing:
- the LOC126387017 gene encoding calcium homeostasis endoplasmic reticulum protein-like; the protein is RPPHFRGPFPPHQQPPPFNQPPPPHSFGRFPPRFMQDDFPPRHHYDRPPYTPHRFDYAQGDFPGDMPGPPPHHHPNQRLPHPGMGADHPPWGGGQHPDFGPPPHGFNGHSPHMRHRQHPVQDDPSLVPNVPYFDLPAGLMAPLVKLEDCDYKPLDPKDIRLPPPMPPSDRLLAAVEAFYSPPSHDRPRNRYTHLDNVCKNKSTLNPLLHLQT